One window of candidate division KSB1 bacterium genomic DNA carries:
- a CDS encoding M23 family metallopeptidase, which produces MPNRKFKLIYLSHDLTKKVELTLSHRKVRGLLLALAVFFLATNIVAGLLASFVLNSRENEALQTENQSLRDHLGQIETRIAGLGGNLKELSETDRVLRMMADLPVVDPDVRDVGVGGSVEPVPTVAEQLPEVNNVLWTLDRVQRELELQKSSFAEIHSKMTADKERLKHTPTLRPITGGYVSSGFGVRRDPFTSDVENHSGLDITQQRGTPVLAAGDGQVMYAGYYSSYGKFVVIDHGFGYTTAYGHLHAYNVRHGQYVTKGQTVGQVGSTGRATGCHLHYEVRVNGTAVDPSDYFFDQVAELPGSGTKN; this is translated from the coding sequence ATGCCGAATCGAAAATTCAAACTGATCTACCTGTCGCACGACCTGACCAAGAAGGTCGAGCTGACCCTCAGCCATCGTAAGGTCCGCGGGTTGCTCTTGGCCTTGGCAGTGTTCTTCCTGGCGACCAATATCGTAGCCGGCCTGCTCGCAAGCTTCGTCCTGAACTCCCGCGAGAATGAGGCCCTCCAAACCGAAAACCAATCCCTGCGGGATCACCTCGGCCAAATCGAGACCCGCATCGCCGGATTGGGTGGCAATCTGAAAGAGCTGAGCGAGACCGACCGCGTGCTGCGCATGATGGCCGATCTCCCCGTCGTTGACCCGGATGTCCGCGACGTCGGGGTCGGCGGATCCGTGGAACCCGTTCCCACCGTCGCCGAGCAGCTTCCTGAGGTCAACAACGTGCTCTGGACGCTCGACCGGGTGCAGCGCGAACTGGAGCTGCAAAAGTCAAGCTTCGCCGAGATCCACTCCAAGATGACCGCGGACAAGGAGCGGCTGAAACACACGCCGACGTTGCGCCCGATCACGGGCGGCTATGTCTCGTCCGGCTTCGGTGTCCGGCGCGATCCGTTTACCAGTGACGTCGAAAACCACTCCGGTCTCGATATCACCCAGCAGCGCGGCACCCCGGTGCTCGCCGCCGGTGACGGTCAGGTCATGTACGCGGGCTACTATTCGAGTTACGGCAAGTTCGTGGTCATTGATCACGGCTTCGGCTACACCACCGCCTACGGTCATCTGCACGCGTACAACGTCCGCCATGGGCAATATGTGACCAAAGGCCAGACCGTCGGTCAGGTCGGCTCGACGGGGCGCGCCACCGGCTGCCATCTGCACTATGAAGTGCGCGTCAACGGCACCGCCGTCGATCCCTCCGATTACTTCTTCGATCAGGTCGCCGAACTCCCCGGCAGCGGAACGAAGAACTAA
- a CDS encoding cation:proton antiporter encodes MFTDLMLIIGSSLPVLFVFRRLGLPSIAGFVLTGILIGPSGLGLIDAAENIETAAEIGVVLLLFSVGLEFSLSELLRTPAKLYLIGALQVIVTVAAGALAASLLGFSTPTSLTIGFVLAVSSSAIVLKGLSDFGEVETPLGRMVVAIAVIQDVAVVPMLMAMNIMTDARADWQSIGRQALMAVALVGSLYLIARYLLPRCFARLMTIRTSEVVLLATILVLLGTAWLTSLAGLSLAIGAFAAGLMLAETPYYPQILAEVAPFRTLFSSLFFVSVGLLFDVGLVRDHPIGVLLMVAGVIVVKPLIVVLAAAPFRLSSRVSLQGGLYLAQIGEFAFLILTTAAALNLLADREFQYLLTTAALTLAITPIVMQWAPRFSWRAQERLRFLRGVDSDQERTTRDPRPQPAILIVGFGLNGHNVARALHETGLYYEILESNPEICRRARTDGEIIHYGDVASPEVLQAIGIRDFDLVVLAISDPAATRRAVAILRTQSASIHIIVRTRHVAEVEELQRLGASVVVPEEFETSLRIFSTVLAHYRIPAHIIAAQIDLVRGQSYRLLRTGSTPSGLENLQAILMQRLVEAIYVSLDNPHVGRTPDDIGLMQNENLILLSILRDGKPLPQPIGQAVLRAGDLVVLYGSHEALNRAVQGIVRA; translated from the coding sequence ATGTTCACCGACCTGATGTTGATCATCGGGTCCTCTCTGCCGGTCCTGTTCGTGTTCCGGCGGCTCGGTCTGCCCTCGATCGCGGGCTTCGTCCTGACCGGAATCCTCATCGGTCCCTCCGGGCTGGGTCTCATCGATGCCGCCGAAAATATCGAGACGGCCGCCGAAATCGGCGTCGTGCTGCTGCTGTTTTCGGTCGGCCTCGAATTCTCGCTCTCCGAACTGCTGCGGACTCCCGCCAAGCTCTACCTGATCGGCGCGCTCCAGGTGATCGTCACCGTCGCGGCCGGAGCTCTCGCGGCGAGTTTGCTCGGCTTCTCTACGCCCACGTCGCTGACCATCGGCTTCGTCCTCGCGGTTTCGTCGTCGGCCATTGTGCTCAAGGGCCTCTCGGACTTCGGCGAAGTCGAAACGCCGCTGGGGCGCATGGTCGTGGCCATCGCCGTTATTCAGGACGTCGCCGTCGTGCCCATGCTGATGGCCATGAACATCATGACCGATGCACGCGCCGACTGGCAGTCCATCGGACGTCAGGCCCTGATGGCCGTCGCGCTGGTCGGCTCGCTCTACCTGATCGCGCGCTACCTGCTGCCTCGATGCTTCGCCCGCCTGATGACTATTCGTACGTCCGAGGTCGTATTGCTGGCCACGATCCTAGTACTCCTGGGAACGGCCTGGCTAACCTCGCTGGCCGGTTTGTCGCTGGCCATCGGCGCCTTCGCCGCCGGGCTGATGCTGGCAGAGACTCCTTACTATCCGCAAATCCTCGCCGAAGTCGCGCCCTTCCGCACGCTCTTTTCCAGCCTCTTCTTCGTCTCGGTGGGACTACTTTTCGATGTCGGACTTGTGCGCGACCATCCCATCGGAGTGCTGCTGATGGTGGCCGGAGTCATCGTCGTCAAGCCACTGATCGTGGTCCTGGCGGCGGCGCCGTTCAGACTGTCATCGCGCGTCAGCCTGCAAGGCGGATTGTATCTCGCCCAAATCGGCGAATTCGCCTTCCTGATTCTCACCACCGCCGCCGCGTTGAATCTACTGGCGGACCGCGAGTTCCAATACCTGCTCACCACCGCTGCCTTGACGCTGGCGATTACCCCGATCGTCATGCAGTGGGCGCCGCGCTTCAGTTGGCGCGCGCAAGAACGCCTGCGCTTCCTGCGCGGCGTGGACTCCGATCAAGAACGGACAACGCGTGACCCGCGCCCGCAACCCGCGATTCTGATTGTCGGCTTCGGACTCAATGGACACAATGTGGCCCGCGCGCTGCACGAGACCGGCCTGTACTATGAGATTCTCGAATCAAATCCCGAAATCTGCCGCCGCGCCCGCACGGACGGCGAAATTATCCACTACGGAGATGTCGCCAGCCCCGAAGTCCTGCAAGCCATCGGCATCCGGGATTTCGACCTCGTCGTCTTAGCCATTTCCGACCCCGCGGCCACGCGGCGCGCCGTCGCCATTCTGCGGACACAATCCGCGTCCATTCACATCATTGTCCGCACACGCCATGTCGCCGAGGTCGAGGAGCTGCAACGGCTGGGCGCCAGCGTGGTCGTCCCGGAAGAGTTCGAAACCTCGCTGCGCATCTTCTCCACGGTGCTCGCGCATTACCGCATCCCCGCGCACATCATCGCCGCCCAGATTGATCTGGTCCGCGGACAGAGCTACCGTCTGTTACGCACCGGATCCACCCCCAGCGGCCTCGAAAACCTGCAGGCGATTCTGATGCAGCGGTTGGTCGAGGCCATCTATGTGTCGCTGGATAATCCACACGTCGGGCGCACGCCCGACGACATCGGGCTGATGCAAAACGAGAATCTGATTCTGCTATCGATTCTTCGCGATGGCAAACCTCTGCCCCAGCCGATCGGGCAGGCTGTGCTCCGAGCCGGCGACCTGGTCGTCCTATACGGCTCCCACGAGGCCCTGAATCGCGCCGTCCAAGGCATCGTCCGAGCGTAA
- a CDS encoding CPBP family intramembrane metalloprotease, with product MKFEALTKLMSMHTDPARREWPRRIGSWYLTSLIPPIVLLATVLWFVGTRGNPWPLGWVRMDEAAGIAEDFLLAQGADLANYTMIRATDRRGGGEWGTVEGDEWRFAVNPAVGYLVRYFREGQIDGWTVGVSPAGNIYKVDRQILDDEPGARLDQNDALDLALTKLSTELAVPTAGLEIVGDTLVMRPQRTDWAFTFAWPDTFGRGGKLSLILSGDALTGYAVEPDVSSTIPPPARRPSDHRVLGFTLIVLGVFVAVQRHRTKLALSTAAAWGGAVFVLVIAVRALTFPQAMLLMPADSPYAGFVARVALSAIVEALQSAILIGLIVATGEALWRDMLPRVPSLSSVGRGTKTYGLPFSAMVHRAARFALWAAAIVIAVESWMMPHFGALGQMSKLPMVVSGALASPVPSLGLPTLICSDILWDELLYRLWLIPVCMQLVRAPLAIVLSALVAVFFSGYDVAQFTQLAALSYLAWGIVAGVLAVRGGIIAALLFHLFVLGGHSALAMVWTGFAEVIGFTMFGVMGLVIIAILTVPGLGGDDSENVKLET from the coding sequence TTGAAGTTCGAAGCCCTGACGAAGTTGATGAGCATGCACACTGACCCGGCGCGGCGCGAATGGCCGCGCCGGATTGGTTCGTGGTATCTGACCAGTTTGATACCACCGATCGTACTGCTGGCGACGGTGCTGTGGTTCGTCGGAACGCGGGGCAATCCCTGGCCGCTCGGGTGGGTGCGGATGGACGAGGCGGCCGGAATCGCGGAGGACTTTCTGCTGGCGCAGGGGGCCGACTTGGCCAACTACACGATGATTCGCGCGACGGATCGGCGCGGCGGGGGCGAGTGGGGCACGGTGGAAGGCGACGAATGGCGCTTTGCGGTCAATCCCGCGGTCGGCTATTTGGTTCGCTATTTTCGGGAAGGGCAGATCGACGGCTGGACGGTGGGGGTCTCGCCGGCGGGCAACATCTATAAGGTTGACCGACAGATTCTCGATGACGAGCCGGGGGCGCGGCTAGATCAAAACGATGCACTGGATCTGGCGCTGACGAAGTTGAGTACGGAGTTGGCCGTACCGACGGCGGGTCTGGAGATTGTGGGTGATACGCTGGTGATGCGGCCGCAGCGCACGGATTGGGCGTTTACGTTTGCCTGGCCGGATACCTTTGGGCGGGGCGGGAAGCTCTCGCTGATTCTGAGCGGCGATGCGCTGACCGGCTACGCGGTCGAGCCGGACGTCAGCTCGACGATACCGCCGCCGGCGCGTCGGCCGAGCGATCACCGCGTACTTGGTTTCACACTGATTGTGCTGGGCGTGTTCGTGGCGGTGCAGCGGCATCGCACGAAACTCGCGTTATCCACGGCGGCGGCGTGGGGGGGGGCAGTGTTCGTGCTGGTGATCGCGGTGCGCGCGCTGACGTTTCCGCAGGCGATGCTGCTGATGCCGGCGGACAGTCCGTATGCCGGATTCGTCGCGCGGGTGGCTTTGAGCGCAATCGTGGAGGCGCTGCAGAGCGCGATCTTGATCGGGTTGATCGTGGCCACGGGTGAGGCGCTCTGGCGCGACATGTTGCCGCGGGTGCCGTCGCTGAGTTCGGTGGGGCGCGGGACCAAGACCTACGGACTGCCGTTCAGTGCGATGGTGCACCGCGCGGCGCGCTTCGCACTCTGGGCGGCGGCGATAGTGATCGCCGTCGAGTCATGGATGATGCCGCACTTCGGTGCGCTGGGACAGATGAGCAAGCTGCCGATGGTGGTTTCCGGAGCACTCGCTTCTCCGGTCCCGTCACTGGGATTGCCGACGCTGATTTGTTCTGACATTCTGTGGGACGAGCTGCTGTATCGGTTGTGGTTGATTCCGGTCTGCATGCAGCTTGTGCGCGCGCCGCTGGCGATCGTCTTGAGCGCGCTGGTGGCGGTGTTTTTCAGCGGCTACGATGTGGCGCAGTTCACCCAGTTGGCCGCGCTGTCCTATCTGGCATGGGGAATTGTGGCGGGAGTGCTGGCGGTCCGGGGCGGGATTATCGCCGCGCTGCTGTTTCACCTGTTCGTGCTTGGCGGACACTCCGCGTTGGCGATGGTGTGGACCGGATTCGCTGAGGTAATCGGTTTCACGATGTTCGGGGTGATGGGGCTGGTGATCATTGCGATCCTGACGGTGCCGGGGCTGGGCGGAGACGATTCCGAAAACGTGAAACTTGAAACGTGA
- a CDS encoding OsmC family protein, whose amino-acid sequence MEEPELFRVRSVWSGDVEDYDTFSRELRSSLPGGQGMRTSSFKEGRVTGATNPEELFLASQSACLMLTYLAVCSKSRVPIVGYEDEAEALLEFVDRRYRVTKMVLRPTVKIKGPIDKSKLDTLFEKAHGNCYIALSVKSEVVVEPTYVSV is encoded by the coding sequence ATGGAAGAACCAGAACTTTTCAGAGTCCGCTCGGTGTGGTCTGGCGATGTCGAGGACTATGACACCTTCTCCCGCGAACTAAGGTCGTCCCTTCCGGGCGGGCAAGGAATGCGCACATCGTCGTTCAAAGAAGGTCGCGTAACCGGCGCAACGAATCCCGAGGAGCTTTTTCTGGCATCGCAGAGCGCATGCCTCATGCTGACCTACCTCGCCGTCTGCTCCAAATCGCGGGTGCCAATTGTCGGCTATGAGGACGAGGCCGAGGCCTTATTGGAATTCGTCGATCGTCGCTATCGCGTGACCAAGATGGTCCTGCGACCAACCGTAAAGATCAAGGGACCCATCGACAAATCAAAGCTCGACACGCTGTTCGAGAAGGCCCACGGAAACTGTTACATCGCTCTGTCCGTAAAATCCGAAGTGGTCGTTGAACCAACTTACGTCTCCGTCTGA
- a CDS encoding threonylcarbamoyl-AMP synthase yields the protein MILETHPDNPNIRFIRQAIKALEEGQLIAYATDTTYGLGCDIHSKQAMARALTLKGYSKYHALSFLCADLSDIATYANVDTPAYKIMKRCLPGPFTFVLPATREVPRLLLTKQKTVGIRVPAHPVCHSLLKEFGRPILSTSVTDRDGDVIGDPERIEEVWGHEIALVLDSGVLPAEVSTVVDLTDSEDPVIVRVGKGDVSLIGGLV from the coding sequence ATGATTCTCGAAACGCATCCGGACAATCCCAATATTCGCTTCATTCGGCAGGCGATCAAGGCGCTTGAGGAGGGGCAGTTGATCGCGTACGCGACCGATACGACGTACGGACTGGGGTGTGATATTCACAGCAAGCAGGCGATGGCGCGGGCGCTGACGCTGAAGGGGTATTCCAAATATCACGCGCTATCGTTTCTGTGCGCCGATCTCTCGGACATCGCCACCTATGCGAATGTGGACACCCCGGCCTACAAGATCATGAAGCGATGCCTGCCCGGTCCATTCACGTTCGTGCTGCCGGCGACGCGGGAGGTGCCGCGGCTGCTGTTGACGAAGCAGAAGACCGTGGGCATCCGCGTGCCCGCTCACCCGGTGTGTCACTCGCTTCTGAAGGAGTTCGGACGGCCGATTTTGTCGACCAGCGTGACGGATCGGGACGGCGATGTGATCGGCGATCCGGAGCGGATTGAAGAGGTCTGGGGACACGAGATTGCGCTCGTGCTCGATTCCGGGGTGTTGCCGGCAGAGGTCTCGACCGTCGTGGACTTGACAGATTCGGAAGATCCGGTCATTGTTCGCGTGGGCAAGGGCGACGTGAGTCTGATCGGCGGCCTTGTCTAA
- a CDS encoding YceI family protein, with the protein MIRVAALMFIAFTLALRGPFVAQAGEFHTLDQDQKNVVEFTSEATMEKIVGRTSSVTGSVNLNLAELTATSGGSFTVDLNTLDTGLSLRNQHMRENHLETKLYPQATFTLKRLESPSAATLGFGGEVTVTAVGDFALHGITKEYMIPVTLRYLAAGGEAEKRLSGGQGNLLYVTANWTVKLEDHQIKRPEFLFLRLSPEQKIEISVALTDQ; encoded by the coding sequence ATGATTAGGGTTGCCGCTTTGATGTTCATCGCGTTTACGTTGGCGCTGCGAGGCCCGTTCGTCGCGCAGGCCGGGGAGTTTCATACGCTGGATCAGGACCAGAAGAACGTTGTCGAGTTCACCTCGGAAGCGACGATGGAGAAGATTGTCGGGCGGACGTCGTCGGTGACCGGGAGCGTGAATCTGAATCTGGCCGAACTTACGGCGACGAGCGGCGGAAGTTTCACCGTCGATCTGAACACACTCGATACCGGGCTGTCGTTGCGCAATCAGCACATGCGGGAGAATCACCTCGAAACCAAGTTGTATCCCCAGGCGACGTTCACGCTAAAGCGGCTGGAAAGTCCGTCCGCGGCGACACTGGGATTCGGGGGTGAAGTGACGGTGACGGCGGTTGGTGATTTCGCGTTGCATGGGATCACGAAGGAGTACATGATTCCGGTGACGTTGCGTTATCTGGCGGCTGGTGGCGAAGCGGAGAAGCGGCTGTCCGGCGGCCAAGGGAATCTGCTCTACGTGACGGCAAACTGGACGGTCAAGCTTGAGGATCACCAGATCAAACGGCCGGAGTTTCTGTTCCTGCGACTTTCGCCGGAGCAGAAGATCGAGATCAGCGTGGCGTTAACGGATCAGTGA
- a CDS encoding T9SS type A sorting domain-containing protein, with amino-acid sequence MDVSTTRFDQAIQPYVDNSLPYSEQGSCYKLKLASDAYQYFYVTAHNRSSNWERYWPNSGLLAWRRIENWWADMQRRFPRNLEVEPESGHWNYEIVGGHPYTYYAGQSLMHDTLDVVRFDSVPNSETGMDSMDFVFTMRSDTHSFMFAAAAGYRGEGGSSSFFGPGTFMDDHTNPTSRFVTRITPLNVRRNRNTGIALRNIRVEANGNYTADLIANSWQGTMTHPHAWFDTVRVAGTLNTAPGSVLTVNPGTLVSFSQNGYLDISGTLQAKGTEAEPIIFEFPSNTGNGGIYFVNADSVELVHCIFKRAPVVFIQGGDYTWINNCTFDSCFYGLEAYDVTTANSLIEHNLFTHCRYGILGLASAGTFENNVLESCDKVGIYWSGDRTTGERARFTGNEVRASGFMVPWWGGGFFSGTTALLECNLFEHNWKNQITCTNNANIVMNGNYSGLGKNKLIDTVTVTWCGSCNPYCVCVGVPSNFRPLLKLNNSFPALGRGNNAFRLNPLGNTNNGGLVFDESQRCSITFVHDLKENYYEIGGTLADPPGPGNDHFCPDTAFVDIAPATAEISCVEFPLAGLNVPEAAYQTAAAKEQTGDFAGASDDYAAVIDQYPGTSQAIWSARGYLRTGLADAVPATQRHDELLAIWATDSLAGELRRAARCEAVWALLAAAHFDEARNELDAIRNDPTSGEDSSWAVETAQLVDFMDAGAGALSVGAQAQSVRNRLQVFHERLEQSAAEATIEDELSVHETVAAPLATAHPNPFNNSVAIELTLPEAGLATVEIYNLLGQKVTTLLDKRLDAGLTRLNWNASAAAAGVYLYRVEFAGRVETHKVMLLK; translated from the coding sequence GTGGACGTTTCTACAACGCGTTTCGATCAGGCTATCCAGCCTTACGTGGACAACTCGCTTCCGTACTCGGAACAGGGCTCGTGCTACAAACTCAAGCTCGCATCCGATGCTTACCAGTATTTCTATGTTACCGCGCACAATCGGAGTTCGAATTGGGAAAGGTATTGGCCGAATTCTGGATTGCTGGCATGGAGGCGCATAGAGAACTGGTGGGCAGACATGCAGCGCCGATTTCCACGAAACCTGGAGGTGGAACCCGAGTCGGGTCACTGGAACTACGAGATTGTGGGCGGACACCCCTACACCTACTACGCCGGTCAATCACTTATGCATGATACCTTGGACGTTGTTCGCTTTGACAGCGTCCCGAACTCAGAGACGGGCATGGATTCAATGGACTTCGTCTTCACGATGCGATCTGACACGCATTCATTCATGTTTGCCGCTGCCGCCGGTTACCGGGGAGAAGGTGGCTCAAGCTCCTTCTTTGGACCAGGGACTTTCATGGACGATCATACAAATCCGACATCGCGATTCGTGACACGAATCACACCACTCAATGTTCGTCGTAACAGGAACACGGGCATAGCACTGCGGAACATCCGCGTGGAGGCTAACGGGAATTACACTGCAGACCTCATCGCGAATTCCTGGCAAGGTACAATGACACACCCGCATGCATGGTTTGACACGGTCAGAGTCGCGGGTACGCTAAACACGGCACCGGGCAGCGTTTTGACTGTCAACCCTGGCACTCTCGTCTCGTTCTCTCAGAATGGCTACCTCGACATCTCCGGCACTTTGCAGGCAAAGGGCACGGAAGCAGAACCCATCATCTTCGAGTTTCCCTCGAACACGGGCAACGGCGGGATCTACTTCGTGAACGCGGACTCCGTGGAACTCGTGCACTGCATTTTCAAGCGCGCACCGGTCGTGTTCATTCAGGGCGGCGATTACACATGGATCAACAACTGTACGTTTGATAGCTGCTTCTACGGTCTCGAAGCCTATGACGTGACCACCGCGAATTCGCTGATCGAGCACAATCTGTTCACGCACTGTCGCTACGGGATCCTCGGTCTCGCCAGCGCAGGCACGTTTGAAAACAACGTGCTGGAATCCTGCGACAAGGTGGGCATCTACTGGTCCGGCGACCGCACGACCGGCGAGCGCGCGCGGTTCACGGGCAACGAAGTGCGCGCCAGCGGGTTCATGGTTCCGTGGTGGGGCGGCGGCTTCTTCAGCGGAACGACCGCGCTGTTGGAGTGCAATCTGTTCGAGCACAACTGGAAGAATCAAATCACCTGCACGAACAACGCCAACATCGTCATGAACGGGAACTACTCGGGCTTGGGCAAGAACAAGTTGATCGATACGGTGACCGTCACGTGGTGCGGGAGTTGCAATCCCTATTGCGTCTGTGTGGGAGTTCCTTCCAATTTCCGGCCCTTGCTGAAGCTCAACAACTCCTTCCCCGCGCTGGGTCGCGGCAACAACGCCTTCCGCTTGAATCCGCTGGGGAACACGAACAACGGCGGCCTTGTCTTTGACGAAAGTCAGCGCTGTTCGATTACGTTCGTCCACGATCTCAAAGAAAATTACTACGAGATCGGCGGCACGCTGGCCGATCCTCCGGGACCGGGCAACGACCACTTCTGTCCGGACACTGCGTTCGTCGATATCGCTCCGGCCACCGCGGAAATCAGCTGTGTCGAGTTTCCACTTGCGGGCTTGAATGTTCCGGAAGCAGCCTACCAAACCGCCGCCGCCAAAGAGCAGACCGGCGACTTCGCAGGCGCGAGCGACGACTATGCAGCGGTGATTGACCAATACCCCGGAACTTCACAGGCAATCTGGTCCGCACGCGGCTATCTCCGCACGGGGCTTGCCGATGCCGTTCCTGCGACGCAACGGCACGATGAACTGCTGGCAATCTGGGCCACCGATTCCTTAGCCGGGGAGCTGCGCCGCGCGGCTCGCTGTGAAGCAGTGTGGGCCCTATTGGCGGCGGCTCACTTTGATGAGGCGCGGAATGAGTTGGACGCGATACGCAATGATCCGACGTCCGGCGAAGACAGTAGTTGGGCCGTGGAGACCGCGCAGCTCGTGGACTTCATGGATGCCGGAGCGGGCGCGCTGAGCGTGGGCGCACAGGCGCAGAGCGTGCGCAACCGACTGCAAGTCTTCCACGAACGCCTGGAGCAATCAGCAGCCGAAGCGACGATTGAAGACGAGTTGTCGGTGCATGAGACCGTCGCAGCGCCGCTCGCCACCGCGCATCCCAACCCCTTCAACAACTCCGTCGCTATCGAGCTCACGCTGCCCGAAGCCGGACTCGCGACGGTCGAGATCTACAACCTGCTCGGGCAGAAGGTCACCACGCTGCTTGACAAGCGGTTAGACGCCGGCTTGACGCGCCTGAACTGGAACGCGTCCGCGGCCGCCGCCGGAGTGTATCTCTATCGCGTTGAATTCGCCGGCCGCGTGGAGACCCACAAAGTGATGTTACTGAAGTAG
- a CDS encoding PD40 domain-containing protein, with protein sequence MDPVLVDTFQDTIGINTWAWDWCPFITADGSTLYFSSNRAGHGDFDLYVSTRNGDGWTQPARLPFCQEGVDERNPTVALGDDTLYFVSMGNDWDIFWSFRTGYSDTSWGAPECLPEPINSSGIEFAVCATPDNARLLFSSWRGGGMGGEDFYECRRDTMSGTGWSAPSLLPGRLNTFDIESYPSMGLDTAELFFWGRSDQLCVSHLTDSGWTIGEALPENINRVLARFPTETTPCVTADGRRLYFASRFGDPPTAGDIWYSDRMDSSPAERRGTQECGVLRVYPNPTNGGLVASLPQHTSRLLICNLLGRRVADVPLGDYRPFQQVDLTSIVVRLPSGAYWLHASTEGRPMTSRFLVTK encoded by the coding sequence ATGGATCCAGTGCTGGTCGACACGTTTCAAGATACTATAGGGATAAATACATGGGCTTGGGATTGGTGTCCGTTTATCACTGCTGACGGGTCCACTCTCTACTTCTCGTCGAATCGCGCGGGGCATGGAGACTTCGACCTGTACGTATCGACGCGAAACGGAGACGGCTGGACACAGCCTGCACGTCTGCCATTCTGCCAGGAGGGTGTCGACGAGCGCAACCCGACCGTGGCCCTCGGCGACGACACCCTGTATTTTGTCAGCATGGGAAATGACTGGGACATCTTCTGGTCATTTCGGACTGGGTACTCGGATACCTCGTGGGGAGCGCCAGAATGTCTGCCGGAACCAATCAATAGCAGTGGAATCGAGTTCGCCGTGTGTGCAACACCGGATAATGCACGCCTGCTGTTTTCAAGTTGGCGCGGCGGAGGGATGGGCGGCGAGGACTTCTACGAATGTCGGCGAGACACGATGAGTGGGACGGGATGGTCCGCCCCGAGTTTGCTTCCGGGACGACTGAACACCTTTGACATCGAGTCTTACCCGTCAATGGGCCTGGATACCGCCGAACTTTTCTTCTGGGGACGAAGCGATCAACTTTGTGTTAGCCATTTGACAGACAGCGGCTGGACCATCGGTGAGGCTCTCCCTGAAAATATCAACCGCGTCTTGGCACGCTTCCCGACCGAAACCACACCCTGCGTCACGGCGGACGGACGACGCCTGTACTTTGCCTCGCGGTTCGGCGATCCACCGACCGCCGGAGATATTTGGTACTCCGACCGGATGGACTCGAGTCCTGCGGAACGCCGCGGGACGCAGGAATGTGGGGTGCTGCGAGTCTATCCGAATCCGACAAATGGCGGACTCGTCGCTTCGCTTCCGCAACATACGAGTAGACTGCTCATTTGCAACCTGCTCGGACGACGAGTTGCCGACGTCCCACTCGGCGACTATCGACCGTTTCAGCAAGTCGATCTGACGTCGATCGTGGTCCGACTGCCATCCGGTGCATACTGGCTACATGCAAGTACTGAAGGTCGGCCGATGACATCTCGTTTTCTTGTCACTAAGTAG
- a CDS encoding zinc ribbon domain-containing protein, with protein MPIYEYRCNSCGRVAEIFARNAGEDVPPAVCACGKQAEFTKLLSAFAVAQAESGPCESGACQSELGGGGGCCGGHCSHGESWLPILETPGRIESASYPPDAALSNFVRSFTRHLSSPPGWPDLCHFLYAFSLTRRQYLLNLAVRTLYLV; from the coding sequence ATGCCAATCTATGAGTATCGTTGCAATTCCTGCGGACGCGTCGCCGAGATCTTCGCCCGGAATGCAGGAGAGGATGTTCCCCCCGCGGTGTGCGCTTGCGGCAAACAAGCCGAATTCACCAAACTGCTCAGTGCTTTCGCGGTCGCGCAGGCCGAGTCCGGCCCCTGCGAGTCCGGCGCCTGTCAGAGCGAGCTGGGCGGAGGCGGTGGTTGCTGCGGAGGACATTGCAGCCATGGCGAATCATGGCTGCCGATTCTCGAAACCCCAGGGAGAATCGAATCCGCCAGTTATCCACCGGATGCCGCACTCTCCAATTTCGTGAGAAGTTTCACAAGACACCTCTCTTCACCGCCAGGATGGCCTGATCTTTGCCATTTTCTCTATGCTTTTTCCTTGACACGACGGCAATATTTGCTTAACTTAGCAGTGCGAACCCTATATCTTGTGTGA
- a CDS encoding HU family DNA-binding protein, which translates to MTKEELVAAISARTGLNRRSSEDALEAALETISDAVRDGDKVTLSGFGNFLLVDRAPRKARNPKTGEVVEVPQRKLPRFVPSKKFIELAK; encoded by the coding sequence ATGACGAAGGAGGAGTTGGTCGCGGCGATATCGGCGAGAACGGGCCTGAACCGACGCTCGTCGGAGGACGCACTGGAGGCCGCGCTGGAAACCATTTCTGATGCGGTGCGGGACGGGGATAAGGTGACGCTATCAGGATTCGGGAACTTCCTGCTGGTCGATCGGGCTCCGCGCAAGGCGCGTAACCCGAAGACTGGGGAAGTCGTGGAGGTGCCGCAGCGGAAGTTGCCGCGCTTCGTGCCCAGCAAGAAGTTCATCGAGCTGGCCAAGTAA